In Dysgonomonadaceae bacterium zrk40, one genomic interval encodes:
- a CDS encoding ComEC/Rec2 family competence protein, whose translation MNEVIGKTPFIRLLLPVVGAIISSPFLSDIGLLNVILTLLGALLFFLSFLRHNLNHFACRWIFGAGTYLFLFGLTLLQCREQRAFSKFTFPEHRKTYLAVLLDIPEEKERSVQCPVRTAPPLEKKVMLYLEKSNRAMKLLPGDEIVISAQPEPFRNFGNPGEWDYAGYMCNKGFAARDYITDNEWSITGRSINTPYLLAQRCRINILSYYRSLGLVGDTYAFIAAVTLGYKAYLSDDIKKAFQASGTAHLLAVSGLHTGIIYLILSLLLSPLGTRGIGFHIRQWTIILMLCGYAFLAGLSASVVRAVIMLSLYCIGRLRQESSFTVNTLAAAAFLILIFQPNSFYDISFQLSFGAVFSILWFQPRIAALVITKKKITKYLWNLMTLSLSAQLGLFPLLLYHFGTFPTWFFITNILVVPLLGGIIYSMIPLLLTGLLPKTLSNFLEWLPQILHSLVQLLTNLMLTIVQFIESLPFAQLTGLKISLPSSILLLIFIFLISHFMKKKRPRVLILALSSLLLFQLLSLLDHLQPPSPQLVVFNNSPYSEISIYVEENNFPILIPDNGVLPHPNKKIIRLSDGSFNDFTNSNTFPVDILILSQYCCFNVEQLYSIFQPSLIVLDSSLSSYSAVRFRESCRNRGIPVHDVRQDGAYSLNF comes from the coding sequence ATGAACGAAGTGATTGGTAAAACGCCCTTTATCCGACTTCTACTCCCCGTTGTCGGTGCTATCATTTCCAGTCCATTCCTTTCAGACATCGGACTGCTGAATGTGATTTTGACTTTATTGGGTGCCCTGCTCTTCTTCCTATCATTCTTACGACATAACCTAAATCACTTTGCATGCAGGTGGATCTTCGGTGCCGGCACCTACCTCTTTCTTTTTGGCTTAACCCTGCTCCAATGCCGTGAACAGAGAGCATTCAGCAAATTCACCTTCCCCGAACATCGCAAAACATACCTCGCAGTTCTACTTGATATTCCTGAAGAGAAAGAGCGATCGGTACAATGCCCAGTGCGAACAGCTCCACCATTGGAAAAGAAAGTGATGCTCTACCTGGAAAAAAGCAACCGTGCGATGAAACTATTGCCTGGCGACGAAATTGTTATCAGTGCACAACCGGAACCATTTCGCAACTTCGGGAATCCCGGAGAATGGGACTATGCCGGATATATGTGCAACAAAGGATTTGCCGCCAGAGATTATATTACTGACAATGAATGGAGTATAACAGGAAGAAGCATTAATACTCCTTATCTGTTGGCACAAAGATGCCGGATAAATATTCTCAGTTACTATCGTTCTCTTGGGCTTGTAGGGGACACTTATGCCTTTATAGCAGCAGTAACACTCGGCTACAAGGCATACCTTTCGGACGACATCAAGAAGGCTTTCCAAGCCTCCGGCACAGCTCACCTGCTGGCAGTAAGCGGACTTCACACAGGGATAATCTATCTGATACTCTCCCTGCTCCTGTCACCACTTGGTACAAGGGGAATAGGCTTCCACATCCGCCAATGGACAATCATCCTGATGCTTTGCGGTTATGCTTTCCTAGCAGGACTCTCAGCATCGGTAGTTAGGGCCGTAATCATGCTTTCACTTTATTGCATTGGGCGCCTTAGACAAGAAAGCTCTTTCACCGTAAACACACTGGCCGCAGCCGCTTTCCTGATTCTTATATTTCAACCAAACAGCTTCTATGACATCAGTTTTCAATTGAGCTTCGGAGCAGTCTTTTCGATTCTATGGTTTCAACCTCGGATTGCGGCACTGGTCATAACCAAAAAGAAAATAACAAAATACCTCTGGAACCTGATGACCCTCTCTCTGTCGGCTCAACTAGGCCTCTTTCCACTCTTGTTATACCATTTCGGCACCTTTCCAACCTGGTTCTTCATCACCAACATCCTTGTGGTACCGCTTTTGGGAGGCATCATCTATTCGATGATACCGTTGTTGCTGACCGGCTTGTTGCCAAAAACGCTGTCGAACTTTCTTGAGTGGCTACCTCAGATTCTCCATAGCCTTGTTCAATTATTGACAAACCTCATGCTAACCATTGTTCAGTTCATCGAATCACTTCCCTTCGCTCAACTCACCGGCCTAAAGATTTCACTGCCTTCTTCTATACTACTGCTGATTTTCATTTTTCTGATTAGCCACTTCATGAAAAAAAAACGGCCCCGTGTACTAATCCTTGCCCTATCATCACTGCTCTTGTTTCAACTGCTTTCTCTTTTGGATCATTTGCAGCCCCCCTCCCCTCAGCTGGTCGTTTTCAACAACTCACCTTACAGTGAGATCTCGATTTATGTAGAGGAGAATAACTTCCCCATACTGATACCGGATAATGGGGTATTGCCTCACCCCAACAAGAAAATCATCCGTCTCTCCGATGGATCGTTCAACGATTTCACAAACAGCAACACCTTCCCAGTAGATATCCTGATTCTTTCCCAATATTGTTGTTTCAATGTGGAACAACTTTACAGTATCTTCCAGCCCTCACTAATTGTGCTCGACAGCTCACTGTCGAGCTATTCGGCTGTGAGATTCAGAGAGAGCTGTCGCAACAGGGGTATCCCGGTGCATGATGTGCGACAAGATGGAGCCTATTCACTGAATTTTTAG
- a CDS encoding ribulose-phosphate 3-epimerase — translation MSTIVAPSLLAANFLHLKRDIEMLNRSEADWIHLDIMDGVFVPNISFGFSVINQLKSVTQKKLDVHLMIVSPEKFTDEIRAAGASFMNVHYEACNHLHRVVQEIRRKGMKPAVTLNPHTPIALLDEILPELDMVLLMSVNPGFGGQQFIESTVRKVARLREMIEKRNLPTLIQVDGGVNLETGRRLVDAGANVLVAGSFVFSSDDPEETIRQLKAL, via the coding sequence ATGAGTACGATTGTAGCACCGTCCCTACTGGCGGCCAATTTTCTTCATCTCAAAAGGGATATTGAGATGCTCAACAGAAGTGAGGCAGACTGGATCCACCTGGATATCATGGATGGTGTCTTTGTCCCGAATATTTCATTCGGATTTTCGGTGATCAATCAATTGAAGAGCGTCACACAAAAAAAGCTGGATGTACATCTGATGATTGTCAGTCCTGAAAAATTCACCGATGAGATTAGGGCAGCCGGTGCCTCCTTCATGAATGTTCACTACGAGGCATGCAATCACCTGCACCGGGTGGTTCAGGAGATTCGCCGTAAAGGAATGAAGCCGGCAGTTACACTGAACCCCCATACTCCGATTGCATTGTTGGATGAGATTCTACCGGAGTTGGACATGGTACTCCTGATGTCTGTAAACCCCGGATTTGGTGGACAACAGTTCATTGAATCTACTGTTAGAAAGGTTGCCAGGCTTAGGGAAATGATTGAAAAAAGAAACCTTCCCACACTGATCCAGGTTGACGGAGGTGTTAATCTGGAGACCGGCAGAAGACTTGTTGATGCCGGCGCTAACGTGCTGGTGGCCGGCAGCTTCGTTTTCTCTTCCGATGATCCTGAAGAGACCATTCGACAGCTGAAGGCGCTTTAA
- a CDS encoding AhpC/TSA family protein yields the protein MRKLFYLFISALILISCQNANEYTIKGTVANPGFEGTNVYLQEMTDDAMVTTDTAVVENGRFSFTGASDATHLRFVLLDESVDPRQETRIPILLEPGKLKVAFDSVVTVSGSTINEAYTDFRSKQRELGMQIREVVERYNSAQANGTITGEMEAEINASYDSISNEMTDLNFNFIKENIGNDLGQYSFMASSSMFEPEQQREILDLADESFKSKENIQRVVKRLENLENVAIGKKFVDFTLNDPNGNEVSLSQYAGQGKYVLVDFWAAWCGPCRQEMPNVAAAYEKYKSKGFEVVGVSFDRNRDEWLEGINQMEMGWPQMSDLMYWDSPIVDLYAIQGIPHTILLDKEGIIIEKNLRGEALDAKLEELMP from the coding sequence ATGAGAAAATTATTTTATCTTTTTATATCAGCATTAATTCTGATCTCTTGTCAGAATGCAAATGAGTATACCATCAAAGGTACGGTTGCTAATCCAGGTTTTGAAGGAACAAATGTATATCTGCAGGAGATGACTGACGACGCAATGGTCACAACCGATACAGCAGTGGTGGAGAATGGTCGGTTTAGTTTCACGGGTGCGTCGGATGCTACCCACCTGCGCTTTGTCCTCTTGGATGAGTCGGTTGATCCGCGACAGGAGACCCGTATACCAATTTTATTGGAACCGGGAAAGTTAAAAGTCGCTTTCGACAGCGTGGTGACAGTAAGTGGCTCAACAATCAACGAAGCATATACCGATTTCAGGTCAAAACAACGTGAATTGGGGATGCAGATTCGCGAAGTAGTGGAACGTTACAACAGTGCCCAAGCTAACGGTACAATCACCGGGGAGATGGAAGCCGAGATCAACGCCAGCTACGACAGCATCAGTAACGAAATGACCGATTTGAACTTCAACTTCATCAAAGAGAACATCGGCAACGACTTGGGGCAGTACTCCTTCATGGCTTCTTCTTCGATGTTTGAACCGGAACAACAGCGTGAGATTCTCGATTTAGCGGATGAGTCTTTCAAGTCTAAAGAGAATATTCAGCGTGTGGTAAAACGGTTAGAGAACCTGGAGAATGTAGCTATTGGAAAGAAATTTGTTGATTTCACACTGAACGATCCCAATGGCAATGAGGTATCGCTGTCACAATATGCAGGTCAGGGCAAGTATGTACTTGTCGATTTCTGGGCTGCCTGGTGTGGTCCCTGCCGTCAGGAGATGCCCAATGTGGCTGCAGCTTATGAAAAGTATAAATCGAAAGGATTTGAAGTGGTTGGTGTTTCTTTCGACAGAAATCGCGACGAGTGGCTTGAGGGAATCAACCAGATGGAAATGGGTTGGCCGCAGATGTCAGACCTGATGTATTGGGATAGTCCGATAGTGGACCTTTATGCCATTCAGGGTATTCCCCACACCATCCTGCTAGACAAGGAAGGCATTATCATTGAGAAAAACCTGAGAGGTGAAGCATTGGATGCAAAACTGGAAGAGTTGATGCCATAA
- a CDS encoding N-acetylmuramoyl-L-alanine amidase, which produces MPRNQFLVFLLLGFLLALYPGTISFAQNRPFTVVIDPGHGGKDPGAVGATSREKDIVLSVALKLGTLIEKHHKNVKVLYTRDSDRFVELNKRAEIANKAHADLFISLHCNALDRKRTSPQGVETFVLGLHRSKDNLDVAKAENAVIMYEEDYSLKYEGFNPNEPESYIIFEFMANTFLSQSVYLASIVQNQLVTSAKRVNRNVRQAGFLVLREVAMPSILVELGYISNPHDEKYLKSINGQNALASAIYNGFKEYKREHDKKSFVFNGNSSSREEDGLASTASISTVESEYRIQFLTSSRKYEKGAKVFKGLDPVEYYVDGGLYKYTYGNTYNQSEITRTLREVRRKFKDAFVIELVEGKRVK; this is translated from the coding sequence ATGCCACGCAATCAGTTTTTGGTATTTCTATTATTGGGTTTTTTGCTAGCCCTTTATCCTGGTACCATTTCATTCGCACAAAATAGACCATTTACGGTGGTTATTGATCCCGGTCATGGGGGTAAGGACCCGGGAGCTGTCGGCGCCACCTCCCGTGAAAAAGATATAGTTCTCTCTGTTGCTCTAAAACTTGGTACACTCATCGAGAAGCACCACAAGAATGTGAAGGTGCTTTATACGCGTGACAGCGACCGGTTTGTGGAACTGAATAAACGAGCCGAGATTGCCAATAAAGCACATGCCGACCTCTTCATCTCGCTTCATTGCAATGCATTGGATCGGAAACGTACCTCACCACAAGGTGTCGAGACATTCGTGCTGGGTTTGCATCGCAGCAAGGATAACCTCGATGTTGCTAAGGCTGAGAACGCAGTGATCATGTATGAAGAAGATTATTCTCTCAAGTATGAAGGCTTTAATCCCAACGAACCTGAATCATACATCATTTTTGAGTTCATGGCCAACACGTTTCTCTCACAAAGTGTGTACCTGGCTTCCATTGTGCAAAACCAGCTGGTGACAAGTGCAAAAAGAGTAAACCGTAATGTGAGACAAGCTGGTTTTCTGGTGCTGCGTGAGGTTGCAATGCCCAGTATCCTGGTAGAGCTGGGATATATCAGCAACCCCCATGATGAAAAATACCTAAAGAGCATTAATGGGCAGAATGCACTGGCCAGTGCGATCTATAATGGTTTCAAGGAGTATAAGCGAGAGCATGATAAGAAGAGTTTTGTTTTTAATGGCAATTCATCTTCTCGGGAGGAGGATGGCTTAGCTTCCACCGCTTCTATTTCAACAGTAGAAAGTGAATACAGGATCCAGTTTCTCACCTCATCGCGCAAGTATGAGAAGGGAGCAAAAGTTTTCAAAGGATTGGATCCTGTTGAATATTATGTTGACGGGGGGTTGTATAAATACACCTACGGCAACACATACAATCAGTCAGAGATCACCCGAACCCTGCGAGAGGTGCGCCGCAAGTTCAAGGACGCATTTGTCATCGAGCTTGTGGAGGGAAAACGTGTGAAATAA
- the dnaA gene encoding chromosomal replication initiator protein DnaA: protein MSNDCQILWKNCLDVIRDNIPEPAFNTWFLPIVPLNYQDHVLTVQVPSQFFYEYLEDKYLDLIQQTLYREIGEGTILNYRILVETESNTVVELRGESKSFVTTDKNFRKKVSEKVPSPFDRVETTEFDSQINGKYRFENFFEGESNRLARTAAEAVANNPAKTAFNPLFVHGHSGVGKTHLCHAIGSKVKDLYPEKKVLYLSAHLFKVQFTDARRFNTINDFINFYQSIDVLIIDDIHELSGLEKTQNTFFHIFNHLHQNNKQLVMTSDCAPMDMQGMEERLLTRFRWGLSTKLERPDKELRKKILQNKVLSDGLSIPANVIDFIAENVTENVRDLEGIVVSLMAHSIINNREIDMSLARRVMEQSIRFERKRITVERIQDTVSQFFNIKKELIQSSSRKREIVQARQVTMYFIKKHTELSLSQIGIQVGNRNHATVLHACNTVKNFYDVDKGFRSDIEEIERILNA from the coding sequence ATGAGTAACGATTGTCAGATTTTGTGGAAAAATTGTTTGGATGTGATTCGGGATAATATCCCCGAACCGGCATTCAATACATGGTTTCTCCCAATTGTTCCACTCAATTACCAGGATCATGTGCTCACAGTTCAGGTACCCAGTCAGTTTTTCTATGAATACCTTGAGGATAAATACCTCGATCTGATTCAACAGACACTTTACCGTGAGATCGGAGAAGGGACCATACTCAATTACCGCATACTTGTGGAGACTGAAAGCAATACTGTCGTGGAATTGCGGGGTGAGAGTAAGTCGTTCGTTACAACCGACAAGAATTTTCGGAAAAAAGTTTCGGAGAAGGTGCCAAGTCCTTTTGACCGGGTTGAAACTACTGAGTTTGACTCACAGATCAACGGTAAGTATCGGTTTGAGAATTTCTTTGAAGGTGAAAGTAACCGACTGGCACGTACAGCAGCTGAGGCGGTTGCAAACAATCCGGCGAAAACTGCTTTTAATCCTTTATTTGTACATGGTCATTCCGGAGTGGGTAAGACGCACCTCTGTCATGCCATCGGTTCAAAGGTGAAGGATCTTTATCCAGAGAAGAAGGTGCTCTATCTCTCGGCACATCTCTTTAAGGTACAGTTTACCGACGCACGACGCTTCAACACCATCAACGATTTCATTAACTTCTACCAAAGCATTGATGTGTTGATCATCGATGACATCCATGAGTTGTCCGGACTGGAAAAAACGCAAAACACCTTCTTCCATATATTCAACCATTTGCATCAGAATAACAAGCAGCTGGTGATGACCTCTGATTGTGCTCCCATGGATATGCAGGGAATGGAAGAGCGGCTGTTGACCCGTTTTCGTTGGGGACTATCCACTAAACTGGAGCGCCCTGACAAGGAGTTGCGTAAAAAGATTCTTCAAAATAAAGTCTTGTCAGACGGCCTTTCAATTCCGGCCAACGTGATTGATTTCATCGCCGAGAATGTAACTGAGAACGTGCGTGACCTCGAAGGAATTGTAGTCTCACTGATGGCCCATTCCATCATCAACAACAGGGAGATTGACATGAGCCTTGCCCGCAGGGTGATGGAACAAAGCATCCGGTTTGAACGGAAAAGGATCACAGTAGAGCGGATTCAGGATACCGTTTCTCAGTTTTTTAACATTAAGAAAGAGCTGATACAATCTTCCTCACGTAAACGTGAGATTGTACAAGCCCGTCAGGTTACCATGTACTTCATCAAGAAGCACACCGAGTTGTCGCTTTCCCAGATTGGTATTCAAGTAGGAAACCGCAATCATGCAACAGTATTGCATGCATGCAACACGGTAAAAAACTTTTACGACGTGGACAAGGGTTTTCGCTCCGATATCGAAGAGATTGAACGAATCCTCAACGCCTGA
- a CDS encoding endonuclease, with protein MIIFRYFISLFILSVVTFPLVAQIPHGYYNRAEGKSGAALKSALCSLVGDPMVLSYRELWDAFESTDAFRNAKVWDIYSHDPGVGGAYNYDFIQHRCGTSRKEGDCYNREHLFPRSWFRGTDALESDLFHIYPTDGYVNNRRGNLPFGEVGIINWESTNGSKVGQNTFGGYTRTVFEPIDEYKGDVARSYFYVVTAYEDELYRWNSDQTSRDRYPGFSKWSLELLLKWHREDPVSLKEVRRNEAVYKLQQNRNPYIDYPQLAEHVWGDTDNEPFYSETIADSFREIEQSPFERWLEKIMGFMMTR; from the coding sequence ATGATCATTTTCCGATATTTCATTTCGCTGTTTATTCTGTCGGTTGTGACATTTCCTCTTGTTGCACAAATCCCTCACGGATACTATAACCGGGCAGAAGGGAAGAGTGGAGCTGCATTGAAGAGTGCTCTTTGTTCGCTTGTTGGTGACCCCATGGTGCTTTCATACCGAGAGTTATGGGACGCTTTTGAGTCTACGGATGCCTTCAGGAATGCTAAGGTGTGGGACATCTATTCCCATGACCCTGGTGTTGGAGGAGCTTATAACTATGACTTCATACAGCATCGTTGTGGAACTTCCCGAAAGGAGGGAGATTGCTACAACCGGGAGCATCTCTTCCCCAGGAGCTGGTTTCGAGGAACAGATGCCCTTGAGTCAGACCTTTTTCACATCTATCCTACCGATGGATACGTAAACAATCGTCGTGGAAACCTCCCCTTCGGTGAGGTTGGTATCATCAACTGGGAGTCAACCAACGGTTCGAAAGTGGGACAAAATACTTTTGGCGGTTATACCCGTACGGTCTTTGAACCCATTGATGAATACAAGGGTGATGTGGCACGCAGCTATTTCTATGTGGTGACAGCCTATGAGGATGAGTTATACAGGTGGAACTCAGACCAGACCTCGAGAGACCGCTATCCCGGTTTCAGTAAATGGTCGCTTGAGTTGTTGCTGAAATGGCACCGGGAAGATCCCGTAAGCCTAAAGGAGGTTCGTCGCAACGAAGCGGTTTACAAGTTGCAACAGAATCGAAATCCCTATATCGATTATCCGCAACTGGCCGAACATGTGTGGGGAGATACCGACAATGAGCCTTTTTATTCTGAAACCATAGCCGACAGCTTCCGTGAGATTGAACAGAGTCCTTTTGAACGATGGCTGGAGAAAATAATGGGTTTTATGATGACCAGATAG
- a CDS encoding metallophosphoesterase gives MRKLQLSLLFLTVIITGCNAVSADSLKIALLSDIHFLSPKLYDSGQALKTYEQVSGRQFDDQQMVLEQVWSNLHQEKPDLLLISGDLTHHGERQSHHDLVADLHSFEKEGVRVLVVPGNHDINIPNAVAYRGDKKLPVESVTKDEFVALYESFGYGEALHRDSASLSYVAALDPQHWLLCFDSNRYEEHTTGSITAGRIKEQTREWALSVLREAEEKGITVLGMMHHGLVEHMPYQSAFFPGYLVEEWELHAAWLAEAKMPFIFTGHFHANDVTRFEASSGHSIFDLETASLAQYPYAWRMMTLKESSLTVESRFVKQVDGNSNLEEDAFKRLEMLTRRVAEQRLRGVGIPLPEELMPLLTDLIVKLNMMHVKGDEKADPEMQLALRLFASYLGNEIETKDFSFDFPPEDNSLVISWGKENGE, from the coding sequence ATGAGAAAACTGCAACTTTCGTTACTTTTCCTAACGGTGATTATCACCGGTTGCAACGCTGTATCAGCTGACTCCCTGAAGATCGCATTGCTAAGCGATATCCATTTCTTATCTCCGAAGCTATACGACAGTGGTCAAGCACTTAAGACATACGAGCAGGTTTCCGGCAGGCAATTTGATGATCAGCAGATGGTGCTTGAGCAGGTGTGGAGTAATTTGCACCAGGAGAAACCCGATCTCCTCCTGATCTCAGGTGATCTCACCCATCACGGGGAGCGACAGAGCCACCATGATCTCGTTGCGGATCTCCATTCCTTCGAAAAGGAGGGTGTTCGTGTACTTGTAGTGCCCGGAAATCATGACATCAACATCCCCAATGCCGTTGCTTACAGGGGTGACAAAAAGCTGCCGGTAGAGAGCGTTACTAAAGATGAATTTGTTGCACTATACGAGTCGTTCGGATATGGTGAAGCGCTTCACAGGGATTCGGCTTCACTCAGTTATGTTGCCGCACTGGATCCTCAGCACTGGTTGCTTTGTTTCGATAGCAATCGTTATGAAGAACATACTACAGGATCAATTACCGCTGGCCGCATCAAAGAGCAAACCCGTGAGTGGGCGCTTTCGGTGCTTCGAGAGGCTGAGGAAAAAGGAATCACTGTGCTGGGCATGATGCACCATGGACTGGTGGAACATATGCCCTACCAGTCGGCATTCTTTCCCGGTTACCTTGTGGAGGAGTGGGAACTTCATGCGGCATGGTTGGCTGAGGCGAAGATGCCTTTTATCTTTACGGGGCATTTTCACGCGAACGACGTCACCCGTTTTGAAGCTTCCTCGGGTCACAGCATTTTCGATCTGGAGACTGCCAGCCTGGCGCAATATCCTTATGCCTGGCGAATGATGACTCTCAAGGAGAGCAGCCTCACGGTGGAGAGTCGTTTTGTTAAACAGGTAGACGGCAACAGCAATTTGGAGGAGGACGCCTTCAAGCGATTGGAGATGCTGACCCGGCGAGTGGCAGAGCAGCGACTGAGAGGAGTGGGTATTCCGTTGCCGGAGGAATTAATGCCATTGCTCACCGACCTGATAGTGAAGCTCAACATGATGCATGTGAAAGGCGATGAGAAGGCTGATCCTGAGATGCAGCTTGCACTTCGTTTGTTTGCCTCATACCTGGGGAATGAGATTGAAACGAAAGATTTTTCATTCGACTTTCCTCCGGAGGATAACAGCCTTGTTATCAGCTGGGGAAAGGAGAACGGAGAATGA
- a CDS encoding ribonuclease HII: MHEGILEAGCDEAGRGCLAGPVFAAAVILPPDFRCDMLNDSKQLTERQREQLRVVIEQEALFYAVASCTPEEIDRLNILRASIESMHRSLSLLSNKPQHILVDGNRFLPYEGIPYSCVIKGDAKYLSIAAASVLAKTWRDDHMRDLDKQYPQFGWSRNKGYPTQEHREAIRVHGITPHHRKSFALLKRQLEFNF, from the coding sequence ATGCATGAAGGCATTCTGGAAGCGGGATGTGATGAGGCAGGCAGGGGGTGTCTTGCCGGACCGGTCTTTGCTGCCGCTGTCATTCTGCCGCCTGACTTCAGGTGCGACATGCTGAACGACTCCAAGCAGCTCACCGAGAGGCAACGTGAACAGTTGCGAGTTGTGATTGAACAGGAGGCGCTCTTTTATGCCGTTGCATCCTGTACACCGGAAGAGATTGACCGACTCAATATTTTGAGAGCCTCCATAGAGTCGATGCATCGTTCACTAAGCTTGCTCTCCAACAAGCCGCAGCATATACTGGTGGATGGTAATCGCTTCCTGCCGTATGAGGGGATACCTTACAGCTGTGTCATCAAAGGTGACGCGAAATATCTGTCGATTGCTGCGGCATCGGTGCTCGCAAAGACCTGGCGCGATGATCACATGCGTGATCTGGACAAACAATACCCTCAGTTTGGTTGGAGCCGCAACAAGGGCTATCCTACACAGGAGCACCGCGAGGCGATTCGAGTGCACGGCATAACACCCCATCACCGCAAGAGTTTTGCCCTGCTAAAGAGGCAACTTGAATTCAACTTCTAA